The sequence CTCCTTCCGTGACCATCGACAAGACCTGGGTCCCACTGACCGTCGAGTCCGGTTTCAGCGTTCCCGATGGATCCCCAGTTGCTGGCGGCGCTCGCTTCAAGCTGGCTTACGGGACATCCACCGTGACTTCAACTTCCACTTCGACGGCCACTCGATCCTTGACGGCCACCTGTGGCAGCACCACCAGCTTCCAGCTTTGCTCAGGCGCCGGCAAATAAAGAACCAATCACCATAGTGTTGATTGTGGTCACCTATTGCCCTCGACAGACATGTTTCTCATTTTTGACCACCTCCATCTAATTGTATTTATCCATTTATCAGTCTAATTACTTTGGAACTTTTTCTTTGCAATACACTGTCAAacagtaatttaaaaataccaaCTTTTTCTCGATAAAAGGATAATGTggctataaataataataacaatattaGAAGTTCATTTGAATATAAAATAAGGTGATACTAAACATGTACGGTACCACCAGAAAGAACCGAATAAGAATTGGGTGGCACAGTATCTCACATAATAATTCGTCAAAATGAATTCGGCAAGAATTGGTAtcattttgtgttttaaaGGAGATGCAATATGAACTTATCAGATAACAAATGCAACAGATAGTTATTCCGGGTTGCAGCACGTACCACAATATTCAATTGTGTTCAAATCAAGGACTATAGTTCATGCGCATAAGAACGGAAAAACACTTCTGCTGAGTTCACAAATTTTCAAGcgaattattaattttgtaaatgcGTATTTGTGGTCCATTTAAAAACCcataatcaaaattaaacgAATTTTGATACATATTATGATTCAGATTCTAAAATGAAAATCTCACTAAACAACCGTAAAacgattttaaaattgtattaCGCCATGCAACATGATTGAATCACGCGTTTAATAAAATCATACATTTTAATGcgttttaaatcaattaagaAAATGCGGAGGCAATCAAATAATATAGAACCGCAAAAAGTGAATCGAATGAATATTAAATGTGCGCCACGTACGCATTTCATCATTTCATTCCgtaacggaaaaatgatgatggaTGTTGTTTGCGTCTGCCTCGAGTGGTTTCTCTGCAGTTTTCCTTCGTTCCTGATTGGCTCTATAAACAGTACGTGTCGTCGTAAAAGTAACATCACAAGATGCAAACGTTTGACACGAACGAAtagataaatttgaaaaaaaaaaaaaatagttcaaAGCCAATCAACGCTCTGTAAATGATCCAGGGAAGCGTTTGGCTATAAATAGTCGACTCCTGCCGATTGAAAAATGTACGCCAGTCCATCCTGAAAGCTCACGAAcgatataataaataatttaattatccCGACAAGATGCgctttgaaattgtttgtcTGCTGGCTCTGGCCGCAGTTTCCGCTTACGCCACATCGCCAGTTGCTCCCGCCCAGCCGGAACGATTTCTCCTATCCACCGGCACTCTGTCGTTCACCACCTTCACGGTCGTCAAGTACAGAACCACCATCACCACGACGTTTACGTCCACCACCAGCTGCACGACCTCAACTGCGGCCCTGACGACTTGCACCATCGGCCGACGTCGTCGCGGTCTCTTCTACGACGAAGCCGCCGCCCAGGGCCGTGACCGACGCGGACTCTTTTACAACGACGAAGAGGTCGACAACAAGGACGGCAGTGTCTTCCTTCCATCCGAAAAGTAATTTTCTTGtatcaatttttataattaaatgTTGGTGTAACCAATTATTTGTGAATTCGCTAGGGCCAGCGATCCAGTCGCCGAGGTGAG comes from Daphnia pulicaria isolate SC F1-1A chromosome 11, SC_F0-13Bv2, whole genome shotgun sequence and encodes:
- the LOC124315620 gene encoding uncharacterized protein LOC124315620; its protein translation is MRFEIVCLLALAAVSAYATSPVAPAQPERFLLSTGTLSFTTFTVVKYRTTITTTFTSTTSCTTSTAALTTCTIGRRRRGLFYDEAAAQGRDRRGLFYNDEEVDNKDGSVFLPSEKASDPVAEVSSTSIDESSVVPLEIEAGFAVPEGSGPNRFLLAIGTSTVTSIIVTSTTISLTAFCASTSGFPVCGGAGK